A portion of the Pseudomonas protegens CHA0 genome contains these proteins:
- the lipA gene encoding lipoyl synthase yields MTTAQDAVQTLIPTLDISERAARPKVETGVKLRGAEKVARIPVKIIPTTELPKKPDWIRVRIPVSPEVDRIKQLLRKHKLHSVCEEASCPNLGECFSGGTATFMIMGDICTRRCPFCDVGHGRPKPLDVDEPMNLAVAIADLRLKYVVITSVDRDDLRDGGAQHFADCIREIRKLSPNVQLETLVPDYRGRMDVALEITAATPPDVFNHNLETVPRLYKAARPGSDYQWSLTLLQKFKQLVPHVPTKSGLMLGLGETDDEVIEVMKRMREHDIDMLTLGQYLQPSRNHLPVQRFVHPDTFAWFAEEGYRMGFKNVASGPLVRSSYHADEQAKLAKAGLVS; encoded by the coding sequence ATGACTACTGCGCAAGACGCTGTTCAAACCCTGATCCCGACGCTGGATATCTCCGAGCGAGCGGCCCGTCCGAAAGTTGAAACCGGCGTCAAATTGCGCGGTGCGGAAAAGGTCGCGCGCATTCCGGTGAAGATCATTCCGACCACCGAACTGCCGAAGAAACCGGACTGGATTCGCGTACGCATCCCCGTCTCCCCGGAAGTCGATCGGATCAAGCAGCTGCTGCGCAAGCACAAGCTGCACAGCGTCTGCGAAGAGGCGTCCTGCCCGAACCTGGGCGAGTGCTTCTCCGGTGGCACCGCGACCTTCATGATCATGGGTGACATCTGCACCCGTCGCTGCCCCTTCTGTGACGTTGGTCATGGCCGTCCGAAGCCTCTGGATGTCGACGAGCCGATGAACCTTGCGGTGGCCATCGCCGATCTGCGCCTGAAATACGTGGTGATCACCTCGGTGGACCGCGATGACCTGCGTGACGGCGGTGCCCAGCACTTTGCCGACTGCATCCGTGAAATCCGCAAGTTGTCGCCGAACGTGCAGTTGGAAACCCTGGTTCCCGACTACCGTGGCCGCATGGATGTTGCCCTGGAAATCACCGCCGCCACGCCGCCGGACGTGTTCAACCACAACCTGGAAACAGTGCCGCGCCTGTACAAGGCCGCCCGTCCTGGCTCGGACTACCAGTGGTCGCTGACCCTGCTGCAGAAATTCAAGCAACTGGTGCCGCATGTGCCGACCAAGTCCGGGCTGATGCTGGGCCTGGGTGAAACCGATGACGAAGTCATCGAGGTCATGAAGCGCATGCGCGAGCACGACATCGACATGCTGACCCTTGGCCAGTACCTGCAACCGTCGCGCAACCACCTGCCGGTCCAGCGCTTCGTGCACCCTGACACCTTCGCCTGGTTCGCCGAGGAAGGTTATCGGATGGGGTTCAAGAACGTTGCTTCCGGCCCGCTGGTACGTTCTTCGTACCATGCCGACGAACAAGCGAAACTGGCCAAGGCAGGCCTGGTTTCCTGA
- a CDS encoding S66 peptidase family protein, translating to MPIQPTAALNAHLPVPALAAEGVIGLIAPAGPAALDTEKAHQWMRSRGYSLRIFPGVGLQEGYLAGSDEARLKDLHEAFADTDIDAILCLRGGYGSPRLLDKIDFDLLRRNPKPFVGYSDITALHLAINRYAGFVSFHGPMLNADLLGDKQAPTEASFFNLLRGQARAGSLLPHPVAFPLTTIEPGIALGSLLGGNLSLIASTLGTPYEINTDGIILFIEDVNEPLYRIDRLLNHLRLAGKLENLRGVLVGDMAGVDFAALCALLKQTFEPLRIPVLAGWRSGHCDPNLTLPMGALVRLDAGARELTLAQDVVFK from the coding sequence ATGCCTATCCAACCGACTGCTGCGCTGAACGCCCACCTGCCGGTGCCGGCGCTGGCCGCAGAAGGCGTTATCGGCCTTATTGCACCTGCCGGTCCCGCAGCGCTGGATACTGAAAAAGCCCACCAATGGATGCGCTCCAGGGGATACAGCCTACGGATCTTCCCGGGTGTCGGGTTGCAGGAGGGGTACCTGGCCGGTAGCGACGAAGCGCGCCTCAAGGACCTGCATGAGGCTTTCGCCGACACGGACATAGACGCCATTCTGTGCCTGCGTGGCGGCTACGGCAGCCCCCGCCTGCTGGACAAGATCGATTTCGATCTGTTGCGGCGCAATCCCAAGCCCTTTGTCGGCTACAGCGATATCACCGCCCTGCACCTGGCGATCAACCGTTATGCCGGCTTTGTGAGCTTTCACGGGCCGATGCTCAACGCCGACCTGCTGGGCGACAAGCAGGCGCCCACCGAGGCTTCCTTTTTCAATCTGCTTCGAGGCCAGGCCCGGGCTGGCAGCCTGCTGCCCCATCCCGTGGCCTTCCCCTTGACCACCATCGAGCCGGGCATTGCGCTGGGCTCCCTGCTGGGCGGGAACCTGTCGCTGATCGCCAGTACCCTGGGCACCCCGTATGAGATCAATACCGACGGCATCATCCTGTTTATCGAGGATGTCAATGAGCCGCTGTACCGCATAGATCGCCTGCTCAATCACCTGCGCCTGGCCGGCAAGCTGGAAAATCTGCGTGGGGTATTGGTGGGGGATATGGCCGGTGTGGATTTTGCGGCGTTGTGCGCTTTGCTCAAGCAGACCTTCGAACCGCTGCGGATTCCGGTGCTGGCGGGATGGCGCAGTGGTCACTGCGACCCCAACCTGACCTTGCCCATGGGCGCGCTGGTCAGGCTGGATGCGGGAGCCAGGGAACTGACCCTGGCGCAGGATGTGGTCTTCAAGTAA
- a CDS encoding lytic murein transglycosylase has product MPFCLSRRWHMRQLIAASSLILLVACAEKPTAADAQPLPSLQAAPLAAPATVAPLTVDNLDIQPTQTFDQWLNAFRAEALGAGIRAEVFDRAFAGVTPDMSVIKADRSQPEFSRPVWEYLEGALSPVRVRKGQALLVQYSDILQRIEQRYGVDRQALVAVWGMESNFGDFQGNKSVIRSLATLAYEGRRPAFANSQLIAALQIIQHGDIQPEKMLGSWAGAMGQTQFIPTTYNTHAVDFDGDGRRDIWNSPADALASTAHYLQSSGWQQGQPWGLEVQLNSGFDYALADASTRKTVGEWMRLGMTPANGKALPYGSEHLSASLLLPAGYRGPAFLILDNFRAVLKYNNSSSYALAVNLLSERFGGAGQISGSWPKDDLPLSRSERIELQTLLSANSYDAGNPDGIIGANTRKAIRNAQQALGWPADGYPTHKLLESLRNR; this is encoded by the coding sequence ATGCCCTTTTGTCTTTCCCGTCGTTGGCACATGCGCCAACTGATCGCTGCCTCCAGCCTTATTCTGCTAGTCGCCTGCGCGGAAAAACCCACCGCCGCCGACGCCCAGCCACTGCCCAGCCTCCAGGCAGCCCCTCTTGCCGCACCTGCCACTGTCGCGCCCCTGACCGTCGACAACCTGGATATCCAGCCCACCCAGACCTTTGACCAATGGTTGAACGCCTTCCGTGCCGAAGCCTTGGGCGCCGGTATCCGTGCCGAAGTATTTGATCGCGCCTTTGCCGGCGTGACCCCGGACATGAGCGTGATCAAGGCCGACCGCAGCCAGCCCGAGTTCAGCCGCCCAGTATGGGAATACCTGGAGGGGGCGCTGTCCCCGGTACGGGTACGCAAGGGCCAGGCACTGCTGGTGCAGTACAGCGACATCCTGCAACGGATCGAACAGCGCTATGGCGTCGACCGCCAGGCATTGGTGGCGGTGTGGGGCATGGAAAGCAATTTCGGCGACTTCCAGGGCAACAAATCGGTCATTCGCTCCTTGGCCACCCTGGCCTATGAAGGTCGGCGCCCGGCCTTTGCCAACAGCCAATTGATCGCTGCGCTGCAGATCATCCAGCATGGCGATATACAGCCCGAGAAAATGCTCGGCTCCTGGGCCGGAGCCATGGGCCAGACCCAGTTCATTCCCACCACCTACAACACCCACGCCGTGGACTTCGACGGCGATGGCCGCCGGGATATCTGGAACAGCCCGGCCGATGCACTGGCCTCCACCGCGCACTATCTGCAGAGTTCCGGCTGGCAACAGGGACAGCCCTGGGGTCTTGAAGTACAGCTCAACAGTGGTTTCGACTACGCCCTGGCCGACGCCTCCACCCGCAAGACCGTGGGCGAATGGATGCGCCTGGGCATGACTCCTGCCAATGGCAAGGCCCTGCCTTACGGCTCGGAACACCTGTCGGCCTCACTGCTCTTGCCAGCGGGTTACCGCGGCCCGGCGTTCCTGATCCTGGACAACTTCCGGGCAGTGCTCAAATACAACAACTCCTCGTCCTATGCCCTGGCGGTGAACCTGCTCTCCGAACGCTTCGGCGGAGCCGGTCAGATCAGCGGCAGTTGGCCCAAGGACGACCTGCCCCTGAGCCGCTCCGAGCGCATCGAGCTACAGACACTGCTCAGTGCCAACAGCTATGACGCCGGCAATCCCGACGGCATCATCGGCGCCAACACCCGCAAGGCCATTCGTAATGCCCAACAGGCACTGGGCTGGCCCGCGGATGGCTATCCGACCCACAAGCTGCTGGAAAGCCTGCGCAATCGTTAG
- a CDS encoding D-alanyl-D-alanine carboxypeptidase family protein has product MNITTFAKRLCLLVPLIITPAAWAVEAMPSPPQLAAKSYVLMDASSGNVLVENNGDQRLPPASLTKLMTAYIATLEIRRGQIGENDPVTVSENAWRTGGSRMFIKVGSQVTVSDLLHGIIIQSGNDASVAVSEHIAGSEDAFADMMNKTATDLGMSNSHFMNPTGLPNPEHYSSAHDMAVLARAIIHEDPAHYAIYSQKEFFWNGIKQPNRNLLLWRDKTVDGLKTGHTDEAGYCMVSSAVRDGMRLIAVVFGTNSEQARAAETQKLLTYGFRFFETQTFYQKGTELAQAQVWKGTTHQVKAGLAEDLTMTMPKGQLKKLAASMTMNPQLIAPIAKGDVIGKVEVKLDDKVVHSADLIALEAVDEGGIFRRMWDSIRLFFYGLFN; this is encoded by the coding sequence ATGAACATCACCACCTTTGCCAAACGCCTGTGCCTGCTTGTCCCGCTGATCATCACGCCCGCCGCCTGGGCGGTCGAAGCGATGCCGTCGCCACCGCAACTGGCCGCCAAATCCTATGTGCTCATGGACGCCAGCAGCGGTAACGTGCTGGTGGAGAACAATGGTGACCAGCGCCTGCCGCCGGCCAGCCTGACCAAGCTGATGACCGCCTACATCGCGACCCTGGAAATCCGTCGCGGCCAGATCGGCGAGAACGATCCGGTGACCGTCAGCGAGAACGCCTGGCGTACCGGCGGTTCGCGGATGTTCATCAAGGTGGGTTCGCAAGTCACCGTCAGCGACCTGCTGCACGGCATCATCATCCAGTCGGGTAACGACGCCAGCGTCGCGGTTTCCGAGCATATCGCCGGTAGCGAAGACGCGTTCGCCGACATGATGAATAAGACGGCTACCGACCTGGGCATGAGCAACAGCCACTTCATGAACCCTACCGGCCTGCCGAACCCAGAGCATTACTCGTCGGCCCACGACATGGCGGTGCTGGCTCGCGCGATCATCCACGAAGACCCTGCGCACTACGCGATCTACTCGCAGAAGGAGTTCTTCTGGAACGGCATCAAGCAACCCAACCGCAACCTGCTGCTGTGGCGCGACAAGACCGTTGATGGCCTGAAGACCGGCCATACCGACGAAGCCGGCTACTGCATGGTGTCCTCGGCGGTGCGTGATGGCATGCGCCTGATCGCCGTGGTGTTCGGTACCAACAGCGAACAGGCTCGTGCTGCTGAAACCCAGAAGCTGCTGACTTACGGTTTCCGTTTCTTCGAAACCCAGACCTTCTACCAGAAGGGCACCGAGCTGGCCCAGGCCCAGGTCTGGAAGGGCACCACTCATCAGGTCAAAGCCGGTCTGGCCGAAGACCTGACCATGACTATGCCTAAAGGCCAGTTGAAAAAGCTCGCCGCCAGCATGACCATGAACCCGCAACTGATCGCGCCGATCGCCAAGGGCGACGTAATTGGTAAAGTCGAAGTGAAACTGGACGACAAGGTGGTGCACAGCGCTGATCTGATCGCCCTGGAAGCGGTCGACGAAGGTGGTATCTTCCGTCGCATGTGGGATAGCATCCGTCTATTCTTCTACGGCTTGTTCAACTGA
- the lipB gene encoding lipoyl(octanoyl) transferase LipB — protein sequence MPQTLGFRELGQMAYEPVWQAMQRFTNERGSDAPDEVWLVQHPPVFTQGQAGKAEHLLLPGDIPVVQVDRGGQVTYHGPGQLVAYLLLDVRRLGFGVRDLVNRMEHCLIELLASYGVPAAAKPDAPGVYVNGAKIASLGLRIRHGCSFHGLALNVDMDLQPFRRINPCGYAGLAMTQLSDHAGPIEFAEVSARLRAQLVKHLDYAEQTTLTGGID from the coding sequence ATGCCACAGACGCTGGGCTTTCGTGAGCTTGGCCAGATGGCTTACGAGCCGGTCTGGCAAGCGATGCAGCGCTTTACCAATGAACGCGGTAGCGATGCACCGGATGAAGTCTGGCTGGTGCAGCATCCACCGGTATTCACCCAGGGCCAGGCCGGCAAGGCCGAGCACCTGCTGCTCCCGGGGGATATCCCCGTGGTGCAGGTGGACCGCGGCGGCCAGGTGACCTATCACGGCCCTGGCCAGTTGGTGGCCTACCTGCTGCTGGATGTGCGCCGATTAGGTTTCGGTGTGCGTGACCTGGTCAACCGCATGGAGCACTGCCTGATCGAGCTGCTGGCCAGCTACGGCGTGCCGGCGGCGGCCAAGCCCGATGCACCGGGCGTCTACGTCAATGGGGCGAAAATCGCCTCCCTGGGCCTGCGTATCCGTCACGGATGCTCTTTTCACGGTCTGGCCTTGAACGTGGACATGGATTTGCAGCCGTTTCGACGGATTAACCCCTGTGGTTATGCCGGGTTGGCGATGACCCAGCTGAGCGACCATGCAGGGCCGATTGAATTTGCCGAGGTAAGTGCCCGGCTGCGTGCGCAGCTCGTCAAACACCTCGACTATGCTGAGCAGACGACCCTAACGGGCGGAATCGACTGA
- the holA gene encoding DNA polymerase III subunit delta — protein sequence MKLAPAQLGKHLQGTLAPIYVISGDDPLLCQEAADAIRSAVRQQGFDERQVFSADASFDWGTLLQAGASMSLFAEKRLLELRLPSGKPGDKGAAALIEYCSRPAEDTVLLISLPKLDGSAQKTKWGKALVEGAQTQFVQIWPVDANQLPQWIRQRLSQAGLSASQDAVELIAARVEGNLLAAAQEIEKLKLMAEGGQITVETVQAAVADSARFDVFGLVDAILNGEAAHALRMLEGLRGEGVEPPVILWALSRELRLLANLALQFSQGVPLDKVFSQARPPVWDKRKPLMSKALQRYSAQRWGQLLLDAQRIDAQIKGQASGSPWSSLSRLSLLMAGQRLALAAE from the coding sequence ATGAAACTAGCCCCCGCCCAACTCGGCAAACACCTGCAAGGCACTCTCGCACCGATCTACGTGATCAGCGGTGATGATCCACTGCTTTGTCAGGAAGCCGCCGACGCCATTCGCTCTGCCGTACGCCAGCAGGGCTTCGATGAGCGCCAGGTATTCAGCGCCGACGCCAGTTTCGACTGGGGCACCCTGCTGCAAGCAGGCGCCAGCATGTCGCTGTTCGCCGAAAAACGCCTGCTGGAATTGCGCCTGCCCTCGGGCAAGCCCGGTGACAAGGGCGCAGCAGCGCTGATCGAATACTGTTCGCGGCCTGCCGAAGACACGGTGCTGTTGATCAGTCTGCCCAAACTCGATGGCAGCGCGCAGAAAACCAAATGGGGCAAGGCGCTGGTCGAGGGTGCCCAGACTCAGTTCGTACAGATCTGGCCGGTGGATGCCAACCAGCTGCCGCAGTGGATTCGCCAGCGCCTGTCCCAGGCCGGCTTGTCCGCCAGCCAGGATGCCGTCGAATTGATCGCCGCCCGGGTCGAAGGCAACCTGCTGGCTGCCGCCCAGGAAATCGAGAAGCTCAAGCTGATGGCCGAGGGCGGCCAGATCACCGTCGAAACGGTCCAGGCGGCGGTGGCCGACAGTGCCCGCTTCGACGTATTCGGCCTGGTGGACGCCATCCTCAATGGTGAAGCGGCCCATGCCCTGCGCATGCTGGAAGGCTTGCGCGGCGAAGGCGTGGAACCACCGGTGATTCTCTGGGCACTGTCCCGGGAACTGCGCCTGCTGGCCAACCTGGCCCTGCAGTTCAGCCAGGGCGTGCCATTGGACAAGGTCTTCAGCCAGGCTCGCCCGCCCGTCTGGGACAAACGCAAACCCCTGATGAGCAAAGCCCTGCAGCGCTACTCCGCACAACGCTGGGGCCAACTGCTGCTCGATGCCCAGCGCATTGATGCGCAGATCAAGGGACAGGCCAGTGGCTCGCCCTGGAGCAGCCTGAGCCGCTTATCGCTGCTGATGGCCGGCCAGCGCCTGGCGCTTGCGGCCGAGTAA
- a CDS encoding DUF493 domain-containing protein produces the protein MTDTDVKSHKIEFPVDDYPIKVIGDTVVGFKDTVIEILAKYAKLDIKSLAERQSSNGKYTTVQLHITATGEDQLRDINSALRATGVVHMVL, from the coding sequence ATGACAGACACTGACGTTAAGTCGCACAAGATTGAGTTTCCCGTCGATGACTATCCGATCAAGGTGATCGGTGACACGGTTGTCGGCTTCAAGGACACCGTGATCGAGATCCTTGCCAAGTACGCCAAGCTGGACATCAAGTCCCTGGCCGAGCGTCAAAGCAGCAACGGCAAGTACACCACCGTACAACTGCACATCACCGCCACCGGTGAAGACCAACTGCGTGATATCAATAGTGCCCTGCGTGCTACCGGTGTCGTCCACATGGTGCTGTGA
- the lptE gene encoding LPS assembly lipoprotein LptE produces the protein MIKRNLLVMGLAVLLSACGFQLRGTGTQELSIKELDLSARDAYGTTIKMLKQQLESSGVRVHAGAPYKLVLLSEENSQRTLSYTGGGSSAEYEIGTTLRYEILTHDNLHLLDDKLEVQKVFLHDGNNITGSDQESSETRKEMRRDLIQRMLIRLQLLTPEQLAQLQATAEAKAKAEADALEAARKAEAETPRQSPMELPNQ, from the coding sequence ATGATCAAACGTAATCTGCTGGTGATGGGCCTGGCCGTGCTGCTGAGCGCCTGCGGCTTCCAGCTGCGCGGTACTGGAACCCAGGAGCTGTCCATCAAGGAACTGGACCTGAGCGCCCGGGACGCCTACGGCACCACCATCAAGATGCTCAAGCAGCAGCTGGAAAGCAGCGGTGTGCGAGTCCATGCCGGCGCACCTTACAAGCTGGTGCTGCTGAGCGAGGAGAACTCCCAGCGTACCCTCAGCTACACCGGCGGTGGCAGCTCGGCCGAGTACGAGATCGGCACCACGCTCAGGTATGAGATCCTGACTCACGACAACCTGCACCTGCTGGATGACAAACTGGAAGTGCAGAAAGTCTTCCTGCACGACGGCAACAACATCACCGGTTCCGACCAGGAGTCTTCCGAGACCCGCAAGGAAATGCGTCGTGACCTGATCCAGCGCATGCTGATCCGTCTGCAATTGCTGACCCCGGAACAGCTTGCCCAGCTGCAGGCGACCGCCGAAGCCAAGGCCAAGGCAGAAGCCGACGCCCTGGAAGCCGCACGCAAGGCTGAGGCGGAAACCCCGCGACAGTCCCCTATGGAACTGCCGAACCAGTAA
- the arfA gene encoding alternative ribosome rescue factor ArfA, protein MSKPSKHGPNKAKSIVAQPLFRSRQERPAKGKGSYRREAFQSKSWEASYFLAA, encoded by the coding sequence ATGAGCAAGCCATCCAAGCATGGCCCCAACAAGGCCAAATCCATCGTCGCCCAGCCACTGTTCCGCAGCCGTCAGGAACGCCCGGCCAAGGGCAAAGGCAGCTACCGCCGCGAAGCCTTCCAGTCTAAAAGCTGGGAGGCTTCTTACTTTCTGGCTGCCTGA
- the leuS gene encoding leucine--tRNA ligase — protein sequence MHEHYQPREIEAAAQSFWDEQKSFEVSEQPGKETYYCLSMFPYPSGKLHMGHVRNYTIGDVISRYQRMQGKNVLQPMGWDAFGMPAENAAMKNNVAPAKWTYENIAYMKTQLRSLGLAVDWSREVTTCKPDYYRWEQWLFTRLFEKGVIYRKNGTVNWDPIDQTVLANEQVIDGRGWRSGALIEKREIPMYYFKITAYADELLESLDELPGWPEQVKTMQRNWIGKSRGMEVQFPYDQASIGEAGTLKVFTTRPDTLMGATYVAVAAEHPLATLAAQDNPELQAFIAECKGGSVAEADMATQEKKGLPTSLFVEHPLTGEKLPVWVANYVLMHYGDGAVMAVPAHDERDFEFATKYNLPIKAVVRTSAGNETPAPWQDAYGEHGELINSGEFNGLDFPGAFDAIEVALLKKNLGQSRTQFRLRDWGISRQRYWGCPIPIIHCDSCGDVPVPQEQLPVVLPEDVVPDGAGSPLARMPEFYECSCPKCGAPAKRETDTMDTFVESSWYYARYASPHYEGGLVDPAAANHWLPVDQYIGGIEHAILHLLYARFFHKLMRDEGLVSSNEPFKNLLTQGMVIAETYYRREANGSYTWYNPADVELERDSKAKIIGAKLISDGLPVEIGGTEKMAKSKNNGVDPQSMIEQYGADTCRLFMMFASPPDMSLEWSDSGVEGAHRFLKRVWRLAQAHVSQGLPGDLDVATLSDEQKAIRRAIHLAIKQASQDVGQHHKFNTAIAQVMTLMNVLEKAPQGSEQDRALLQEGLQTVALLLAPITPHISHELWGQLGQGGAIIDAGWPALDESALVQDSLQLVIQVNGKLRGQIEMPASASREEVEAAARSNENVLRFTEGLTIRKVIVVPGKLVNIVAS from the coding sequence ATGCACGAACACTATCAGCCCCGTGAAATCGAAGCCGCCGCCCAGTCGTTCTGGGACGAGCAAAAGTCCTTTGAAGTCAGTGAACAGCCAGGCAAGGAAACTTACTACTGCCTATCGATGTTCCCTTACCCCAGCGGCAAGCTACACATGGGGCACGTGCGCAACTACACCATCGGCGACGTGATCTCCCGCTACCAGCGCATGCAAGGCAAGAACGTTCTGCAACCCATGGGTTGGGACGCCTTCGGCATGCCGGCGGAAAACGCCGCGATGAAAAACAACGTGGCTCCCGCCAAGTGGACCTACGAAAACATCGCCTACATGAAGACCCAGTTGCGCAGCCTGGGCCTGGCGGTGGACTGGTCCCGCGAGGTCACCACCTGCAAGCCGGACTACTACCGCTGGGAACAGTGGCTGTTCACCCGTCTGTTCGAAAAAGGCGTGATCTACCGCAAGAACGGCACCGTGAACTGGGACCCCATCGACCAGACCGTGCTGGCCAACGAACAGGTGATCGACGGCCGCGGCTGGCGTTCCGGCGCGCTAATCGAAAAGCGCGAAATTCCGATGTACTACTTCAAGATCACCGCCTACGCGGATGAACTGCTGGAGAGCCTCGACGAACTGCCGGGCTGGCCCGAGCAGGTCAAGACCATGCAACGCAACTGGATCGGCAAATCCCGTGGCATGGAAGTGCAATTTCCCTACGACCAGGCCTCCATCGGCGAAGCCGGGACCCTGAAAGTTTTCACCACCCGTCCAGACACCCTGATGGGCGCGACCTACGTTGCCGTGGCAGCCGAGCACCCGCTGGCCACCCTGGCAGCACAGGACAACCCCGAGCTGCAGGCCTTCATCGCCGAATGCAAGGGTGGCAGCGTCGCCGAAGCCGACATGGCGACCCAGGAAAAGAAAGGCCTGCCGACTTCGCTGTTCGTCGAGCACCCGCTGACCGGTGAAAAACTCCCGGTCTGGGTCGCCAACTACGTGCTCATGCACTACGGCGACGGCGCAGTCATGGCGGTACCGGCCCACGATGAGCGCGACTTCGAGTTCGCCACCAAGTACAACCTGCCGATCAAGGCCGTGGTACGCACCAGCGCTGGCAATGAAACTCCGGCGCCCTGGCAGGACGCTTACGGCGAGCATGGCGAGCTGATCAACTCCGGCGAGTTCAACGGCCTGGACTTCCCTGGCGCGTTCGATGCCATCGAAGTGGCGCTGCTGAAGAAGAACCTCGGCCAATCGCGCACCCAGTTCCGCCTGCGGGACTGGGGCATCAGCCGCCAGCGCTACTGGGGCTGCCCGATCCCGATCATCCACTGCGACAGCTGCGGCGATGTACCCGTCCCGCAAGAGCAGTTGCCGGTGGTATTGCCGGAAGACGTGGTTCCCGATGGCGCCGGTTCGCCACTGGCGCGCATGCCCGAGTTCTACGAGTGCAGCTGCCCGAAATGCGGAGCACCTGCCAAGCGTGAAACCGACACCATGGACACCTTCGTCGAGTCCTCGTGGTACTACGCCCGTTACGCCTCGCCGCACTATGAAGGCGGCCTGGTAGATCCGGCCGCGGCCAACCACTGGTTGCCGGTGGATCAGTACATCGGCGGTATCGAACACGCCATCCTGCACCTGCTCTACGCGCGTTTCTTCCACAAGCTGATGCGTGACGAAGGCCTGGTGAGTTCCAACGAGCCGTTCAAGAACCTGCTCACCCAGGGCATGGTGATTGCCGAGACCTACTACCGTCGCGAAGCCAATGGCAGCTACACCTGGTACAACCCGGCGGATGTCGAGCTGGAGCGTGACAGCAAGGCCAAGATCATTGGCGCCAAACTCATCTCCGACGGCCTGCCGGTGGAGATCGGTGGCACCGAGAAGATGGCCAAGTCGAAGAACAATGGCGTCGACCCGCAATCGATGATCGAACAATATGGCGCCGATACCTGCCGCCTGTTCATGATGTTCGCCTCGCCGCCCGACATGAGCCTGGAATGGTCCGACTCTGGCGTTGAAGGTGCGCACCGCTTCCTCAAGCGCGTCTGGCGCCTGGCCCAGGCCCACGTCAGCCAGGGGCTGCCGGGGGATCTGGATGTAGCGACCCTGAGCGACGAGCAGAAAGCCATTCGCCGTGCAATCCACCTGGCCATCAAACAGGCCAGCCAGGACGTAGGCCAGCATCACAAATTCAACACCGCCATCGCCCAGGTGATGACTCTGATGAACGTCCTGGAAAAAGCGCCGCAAGGCAGCGAACAGGACCGTGCACTGCTGCAGGAAGGCTTGCAGACCGTGGCCCTGTTGCTCGCCCCGATCACTCCACACATCAGTCATGAGCTGTGGGGCCAACTGGGTCAAGGCGGCGCGATCATCGATGCCGGCTGGCCAGCCTTGGACGAAAGCGCGCTGGTGCAGGACAGCCTGCAACTGGTGATCCAGGTCAACGGCAAACTGCGTGGCCAGATCGAGATGCCAGCCAGCGCCAGCCGTGAAGAAGTCGAAGCGGCCGCTCGCAGCAACGAGAACGTATTGCGCTTCACCGAAGGCCTTACGATTCGCAAGGTCATCGTGGTGCCGGGCAAACTGGTCAACATCGTCGCCAGCTAA